A genomic region of Gemmata massiliana contains the following coding sequences:
- a CDS encoding pyridoxamine 5'-phosphate oxidase family protein: MGKTFSEIDDDLQNFIARQHLFFVATAPLSADGHVNVSPKGLDTFRVLGSTTVVYLDLTGSGVETIAHLRENGRLTIMFCAFEGRPRILRLYGHGRAVEPGDSDWSSVSAAFPDLAGVRAVVVMDVNRIADSCGYAVPLYQYAGDREQLVAWADKKGAEGLVQYRAQKNRASIDGLPGLPSAEES; the protein is encoded by the coding sequence ATGGGCAAGACATTCTCCGAAATCGATGACGATCTGCAAAACTTCATCGCCCGGCAACACCTGTTCTTCGTCGCCACCGCACCACTTTCTGCGGACGGGCACGTGAACGTATCGCCCAAGGGCCTGGACACCTTCCGCGTGCTCGGCTCGACCACGGTTGTGTACCTGGACCTGACCGGCAGTGGGGTGGAAACGATCGCCCACCTGCGCGAGAACGGGCGCCTCACGATTATGTTCTGCGCCTTCGAGGGCCGGCCGCGCATTCTGCGCCTGTACGGGCACGGTCGAGCCGTCGAACCGGGCGATTCAGACTGGTCAAGTGTTTCCGCTGCGTTCCCGGACTTGGCCGGTGTTCGCGCGGTTGTCGTGATGGACGTGAACCGGATCGCCGACTCGTGCGGTTACGCGGTTCCGCTTTATCAGTACGCGGGCGACCGCGAGCAACTCGTCGCGTGGGCCGACAAGAAGGGTGCCGAAGGTCTGGTGCAATACCGAGCGCAGAAGAACCGCGCGAGCATTGATGGGTTGCCCGGATTACCTTCGGCGGAAGAAAGCTGA
- a CDS encoding carboxymuconolactone decarboxylase family protein — protein sequence MEARVNYLKHAPDPLKAMYALETYVRGSGLEHALLELVKTRASQINGCAYCLDMHTQDARAAGETEQRLYALSAWRETPFFTDRERAALAWAELVTELEDGVPDEAFAEARKHFTEKELVDLTWAVIAINGWNRLAISFRAVPGTYKPHLRAQMTATITGVAS from the coding sequence ATGGAAGCTCGAGTGAATTACCTGAAACACGCTCCTGACCCACTTAAAGCGATGTACGCGCTGGAAACATACGTTCGCGGAAGCGGACTGGAACACGCGCTTCTCGAACTGGTGAAAACTCGCGCCTCACAGATCAACGGGTGTGCGTACTGCCTGGACATGCACACGCAGGACGCGCGGGCGGCGGGCGAAACCGAGCAACGGCTCTACGCTTTGAGCGCGTGGCGCGAGACGCCGTTCTTTACAGATCGGGAGCGGGCTGCGCTTGCCTGGGCGGAACTGGTCACCGAACTCGAAGACGGGGTGCCGGACGAAGCCTTCGCCGAAGCTCGTAAACACTTCACCGAGAAAGAGTTGGTCGATCTGACGTGGGCCGTGATTGCGATCAACGGGTGGAACCGGCTCGCGATCAGCTTCCGCGCAGTGCCGGGAACATACAAACCGCATCTGCGTGCGCAAATGACGGCCACGATAACCGGAGTGGCGAGCTAA
- a CDS encoding sensor histidine kinase codes for MQTRIVARLTAPVAAVSVLLVAVAVSAAWYARDSQRNVSVMLDNHVASVHAAQELEISLREIHVQFDRYLITGERKHLDSVPRLQQRAAEALEGAEKLATMDQEQVLMRRVRKGYEHFFAEYDRLEQAPPSQGVYAKVLDLIDTVLAREILEPAREYLKINEGMLNRASEANRELSQRLTVGLVGLGVCGSVAGLLGGWVIAVSLRRSLLNTDRVLRDTAALLGEAAHVPSEVETAGPPGTTLQRVTHAAAAVLNRLKQTERDALRAEQLAWVGQMAAGIAHEVRNPLTVIKLLVQAATDPRRANGFRPQDLRVLEGEILRLEQIIRTFLDFARPPRPEKKPVEPGELIRSCLAGIGARAELQGVEIRTVLPPDLPSLDADPGQLGQVFYNLLFNALDVLPSGGTIRITAIGSEDTLTVQVSDTGPGLPAGLEEQIFDPFISTKETGLGLGLSICRRIVEAHGGSIGAGNGPAGGAVFVVRLPSVARAPERTDALVSAGAK; via the coding sequence ATGCAGACCCGGATAGTGGCGCGGTTAACCGCCCCGGTTGCCGCGGTCAGTGTGCTGTTGGTCGCGGTGGCGGTGAGCGCCGCGTGGTACGCGCGCGACTCGCAGCGGAACGTCTCGGTGATGCTCGACAATCACGTAGCGAGTGTCCACGCGGCACAGGAACTGGAGATCAGCCTGCGCGAGATCCACGTCCAGTTCGACCGGTACCTGATTACCGGCGAGCGGAAGCACCTGGACTCGGTCCCGCGCCTCCAGCAGCGCGCCGCGGAAGCGCTGGAGGGGGCAGAGAAGCTCGCCACGATGGATCAGGAGCAGGTTCTCATGCGGCGCGTGCGCAAGGGCTACGAGCACTTTTTCGCCGAATACGACCGGCTCGAACAAGCCCCTCCGTCACAAGGCGTGTACGCGAAGGTACTGGACTTGATTGACACGGTTCTCGCCCGCGAGATCCTAGAGCCAGCCCGCGAGTACCTGAAGATCAACGAAGGGATGCTGAACCGCGCGAGTGAGGCGAATCGGGAGTTGTCGCAACGGTTAACCGTGGGGCTGGTAGGGCTGGGGGTGTGCGGATCGGTGGCCGGGTTGCTCGGTGGGTGGGTGATCGCTGTTTCGCTCCGGCGGTCGCTGCTGAACACCGATCGCGTGCTGCGCGATACCGCGGCGCTGCTCGGTGAGGCGGCTCATGTTCCCTCAGAAGTAGAAACTGCTGGGCCACCCGGAACGACGCTCCAGCGCGTGACACATGCCGCGGCCGCGGTACTCAATCGGCTGAAACAAACCGAGCGCGACGCACTGCGGGCCGAACAACTCGCGTGGGTCGGTCAGATGGCGGCCGGGATCGCGCACGAGGTCCGCAACCCGCTCACGGTCATCAAACTGCTCGTTCAGGCCGCGACCGATCCGCGCCGGGCGAACGGGTTCCGGCCGCAGGATTTGCGCGTGCTCGAGGGCGAGATCCTCCGACTGGAACAGATCATTCGCACGTTCCTCGATTTCGCCCGCCCGCCGCGCCCGGAGAAGAAGCCGGTCGAACCGGGGGAACTCATCCGCTCGTGCTTGGCGGGCATCGGCGCGCGGGCCGAACTTCAGGGCGTCGAGATCCGAACCGTTCTTCCGCCCGATCTTCCATCGCTCGACGCGGACCCGGGGCAGTTGGGGCAAGTGTTTTACAACCTCCTGTTCAACGCGCTCGATGTTCTGCCATCCGGGGGAACGATTCGGATCACGGCGATTGGGAGCGAAGACACACTCACGGTTCAGGTCTCCGATACGGGGCCGGGGCTGCCGGCCGGGTTGGAAGAGCAGATCTTCGACCCGTTCATCAGCACCAAGGAAACGGGACTGGGGTTGGGGCTGTCCATTTGTCGGCGCATCGTGGAGGCCCACGGCGGGTCGATCGGGGCCGGGAACGGGCCGGCGGGCGGAGCGGTGTTCGTGGTTCGTTTGCCGAGTGTTGCGCGGGCGCCGGAGCGAACCGACGCGCTCGTTTCTGCCGGAGCGAAGTAA
- a CDS encoding MFS transporter, with translation MSALSPAPSLVRLAWLAVVLLWPVALLNYLDRQMLASMKFSVMADIPTIQGDAGWGFMLGQFKWVYAFLSPIGGFVADRFSRRFTICGSLFVWSAVTWATGRVTTYDELLVARALMGISEAFYMPAALALIADYHTGHTRSRAIGLHQTAIYCGVIAGGFGGYAADAPDFGWRGAFNICGIFGMLYAVPLVLMLRDTPRKATVVESTPKVSPVQAVTELLGNVSFVLLVLYFTLPALAGWVVRDWMPAILKKQFDIGQGKAGVAATLYWQSAALVGAFVGGWLADRWMRTNERGRIFVSAIGMCFIVPAMFGVGNAGTLGVAIAFLVLFGLGWGFFDCNNMPILCQIVRPELRATGYGIMNLVSISCGGLADWGFGEMRDRNVPLNIIFSVFASFAVFSIVLVLLIRPRCKSADEV, from the coding sequence GTGTCCGCCCTCTCCCCCGCCCCATCGCTCGTTCGGCTCGCGTGGCTCGCGGTCGTACTCCTGTGGCCGGTCGCACTGCTGAACTACCTCGACCGGCAAATGCTCGCGTCGATGAAGTTCTCCGTGATGGCCGACATCCCCACCATTCAGGGTGACGCGGGTTGGGGATTCATGCTCGGCCAGTTCAAATGGGTGTACGCCTTTCTCAGTCCGATCGGCGGGTTCGTCGCGGACCGGTTCAGCCGCCGGTTCACCATTTGCGGGAGCCTGTTCGTGTGGTCCGCGGTGACGTGGGCGACCGGTCGCGTCACGACTTACGACGAACTACTAGTCGCCCGCGCCCTCATGGGTATTAGCGAGGCGTTCTACATGCCCGCGGCCCTCGCACTCATTGCGGACTACCACACCGGGCACACGCGGTCGCGTGCGATCGGGTTGCACCAAACGGCGATCTACTGCGGTGTCATCGCGGGCGGCTTCGGCGGCTACGCAGCGGACGCCCCCGACTTTGGCTGGCGCGGCGCCTTCAACATCTGTGGCATCTTCGGTATGCTCTACGCCGTTCCGCTCGTTCTGATGCTCCGTGATACTCCGCGAAAAGCCACCGTCGTTGAAAGCACGCCGAAAGTGTCCCCCGTGCAAGCCGTGACTGAGCTGCTTGGCAACGTCTCGTTCGTGTTGCTGGTGCTGTACTTCACGCTCCCGGCGCTCGCGGGATGGGTCGTTCGAGACTGGATGCCTGCGATCCTCAAAAAGCAGTTCGACATCGGTCAGGGGAAAGCGGGCGTGGCCGCGACGCTGTACTGGCAGTCGGCGGCCCTTGTGGGCGCGTTCGTGGGCGGGTGGCTCGCCGACCGCTGGATGCGCACCAACGAACGCGGGCGTATCTTCGTGAGCGCGATCGGGATGTGCTTCATCGTCCCCGCGATGTTCGGTGTTGGGAACGCGGGGACACTTGGAGTGGCAATCGCGTTCCTGGTCCTCTTCGGTTTGGGGTGGGGGTTCTTCGATTGCAACAACATGCCGATCCTCTGCCAGATCGTCCGGCCCGAACTGCGCGCGACTGGGTACGGGATCATGAATCTCGTGAGCATCAGTTGCGGCGGCCTCGCGGACTGGGGCTTCGGCGAGATGCGCGACCGTAACGTGCCGCTCAACATCATTTTCAGTGTGTTCGCGAGCTTCGCCGTCTTCTCCATCGTGCTCGTCCTGCTCATCCGCCCCCGGTGCAAGAGCGCTGATGAAGTGTGA
- a CDS encoding RNA polymerase sigma-70 factor, with product MSEQSTHSAENLRPKLLAVAYRMLGTVADAEDAVQDAFLRYQQHAAEVESPEAWLVKTTTRVCIDRLRKAKREEYVGQWLPEPVADSWVGASDSTELADSLSMAFLVLLETLSPTERATYLLREVFGYEFDEIAELLDKSPVNVRQIAARAKKRLDTRERRFDAAPERVSELAERFFMACRSGDVGAIESMLTSDATLFSDGGGKTHAAPRPVIGTRRIANLLAVVFRKLRQLGELAPATVNGAPGMVFTIAGRPVEVLTFAAREDRVDTLFVVLNPDKLSRWPSSPSADDDGTYRPGPWERKRNGSSSELPETRS from the coding sequence ATGAGCGAGCAGTCCACACACAGCGCTGAGAACCTGCGGCCGAAGTTGCTGGCGGTGGCGTACCGGATGCTCGGAACCGTGGCAGACGCCGAGGACGCGGTGCAAGACGCCTTCTTGCGTTACCAGCAGCACGCGGCCGAAGTGGAGTCGCCCGAGGCGTGGCTCGTGAAGACCACCACCCGGGTGTGCATCGACCGGTTACGGAAGGCCAAGCGCGAAGAATACGTCGGTCAGTGGCTCCCGGAACCGGTCGCGGATTCGTGGGTCGGGGCGAGTGACAGCACCGAACTGGCCGATTCGCTTTCGATGGCGTTCCTCGTTCTGCTCGAAACACTTTCGCCCACCGAGCGGGCTACCTACCTGCTCCGTGAAGTGTTCGGCTACGAGTTCGATGAGATCGCGGAATTGCTCGATAAGTCCCCCGTCAACGTCCGGCAAATCGCGGCCCGCGCGAAGAAGCGCCTCGACACGCGCGAGCGGCGGTTCGATGCCGCACCCGAGCGCGTGAGCGAGCTGGCGGAGCGGTTCTTCATGGCGTGTCGATCCGGGGACGTGGGGGCGATCGAATCGATGCTGACGTCCGACGCGACGCTGTTCTCGGACGGTGGAGGGAAGACTCACGCCGCTCCGCGCCCGGTGATCGGGACACGCCGGATCGCCAATCTGCTCGCCGTCGTGTTCCGCAAGTTGCGGCAACTGGGTGAACTCGCTCCGGCCACTGTGAACGGCGCGCCGGGGATGGTGTTCACGATCGCGGGCAGACCGGTGGAAGTCCTCACGTTCGCGGCTCGCGAAGATCGCGTTGATACCCTCTTCGTCGTGCTAAACCCTGACAAACTGAGCCGCTGGCCCTCATCGCCTTCGGCCGATGACGACGGAACCTATCGCCCCGGACCTTGGGAGAGAAAGCGCAATGGAAGCTCGAGTGAATTACCTGAAACACGCTCCTGA
- a CDS encoding DinB family protein — protein sequence MQNAIDRLRFAVQTLPGVLAQYSETESEQRPSPERWTKKEVIGHLIDSASNNHQRFVRGQLAAGQDFPRYEQERWVRVQNYQGARWADLIDLWRAYNTHLLHVAENMSTEGRRATCRVGGAAEVTLEWLFTDYVDHLEHHLRKVLGAWGQ from the coding sequence ATGCAGAATGCGATTGATCGCCTGAGATTTGCTGTGCAGACGCTTCCGGGTGTGCTCGCACAGTATTCGGAAACCGAGAGCGAACAGCGCCCGTCACCCGAGCGGTGGACGAAGAAGGAAGTCATCGGCCACTTGATCGATTCGGCCTCGAATAATCACCAGCGGTTCGTTCGCGGGCAGTTGGCGGCCGGCCAAGATTTTCCGCGGTACGAGCAAGAGAGATGGGTTCGGGTTCAGAACTATCAGGGCGCGCGGTGGGCTGATCTGATCGATCTCTGGCGCGCGTACAACACGCACCTGTTGCACGTCGCCGAGAACATGTCTACTGAGGGGCGCCGTGCAACGTGTCGCGTTGGTGGCGCTGCCGAAGTCACGCTGGAATGGCTGTTCACCGACTACGTCGACCACCTGGAGCACCATTTGCGGAAGGTGCTCGGTGCGTGGGGGCAATGA
- a CDS encoding SDR family oxidoreductase: MGQHLSGKVGLVTGASRGIGRAIALRLAADGAAVVVNFAGGAQQAAESVTAIERAGGKAVAIQADVSKVADVRRLFDATFERFGRLDVVVNNAGALLTKPVVEVTEEEYDRLFGVNVKGTFFSSQEAAKRLANDGRIINFSSSTTAMMLPGYAAYVATKGAVEQLSHVLAKEVGSRGITVNVVSPGPTDTELFSQGKTEEQKQYYAKMAALGRLGTPEDIASVVSMLAGPDSRWITGQNIRVNGGLI, encoded by the coding sequence ATGGGACAGCACTTGAGTGGCAAAGTGGGTCTGGTGACCGGGGCGTCACGCGGGATCGGCCGGGCCATCGCCCTTCGTTTGGCCGCAGACGGCGCCGCGGTTGTGGTGAACTTTGCAGGCGGCGCTCAACAGGCCGCGGAATCCGTGACCGCAATTGAACGTGCCGGCGGGAAAGCCGTCGCAATTCAGGCCGATGTGAGTAAAGTCGCCGACGTGCGCCGGCTGTTCGACGCCACCTTTGAACGATTCGGCCGGCTCGATGTCGTGGTGAACAACGCCGGCGCGCTGTTAACCAAACCCGTGGTCGAGGTCACCGAAGAAGAATACGACCGGTTGTTCGGCGTGAACGTGAAGGGTACGTTCTTTTCCAGTCAGGAAGCCGCGAAGCGCCTGGCGAACGACGGGCGCATTATCAACTTCTCGTCATCTACCACCGCAATGATGCTGCCGGGGTACGCGGCCTATGTTGCCACGAAGGGAGCGGTTGAACAGCTCTCTCACGTGCTGGCCAAAGAAGTCGGATCGCGCGGGATCACCGTAAATGTGGTGTCCCCGGGGCCGACCGACACCGAACTGTTCAGTCAGGGTAAGACCGAAGAACAGAAGCAATACTACGCGAAGATGGCGGCGCTGGGGCGACTCGGCACCCCGGAAGACATCGCGTCCGTTGTCTCGATGCTTGCAGGTCCGGACTCGCGGTGGATCACGGGGCAGAACATCCGCGTCAACGGCGGGCTGATTTAA
- a CDS encoding HAD family hydrolase — MPLTLEQYVEKIHSRPDLPWPSAPKIDAPKAKPSLHPMPVRAVFWTVYGTLVAIPQGEIAFEHPQEFLTAAALEKVIKEFKMWNSMSRKPGAPSEYMRELFNKALTTLRLAGSGGEKFPEVQSERVWDDIVKKLQQKDYSFDAVTYGSLGEYVQKIAYFYHASIQGVGPYPGAADALKLLADRSVFQGLLADGQCFTFGQLQRCLKQEDPDLDLSAIIPPAFRLISSEKKARKPSDTLFKAAVTLAEGRGLVPSEVLHIGSNLTRDIGPAKKYGFRTALFAGDKNSLSATGEQLKDPALRPDALITELPQVLELIE, encoded by the coding sequence ATGCCGCTCACGCTCGAGCAGTACGTCGAGAAAATTCACTCGCGCCCGGATCTGCCGTGGCCTTCCGCGCCCAAGATCGATGCGCCGAAGGCCAAGCCGTCGCTCCACCCGATGCCCGTCCGAGCCGTGTTCTGGACCGTGTACGGCACCCTTGTCGCGATCCCACAAGGCGAAATCGCATTTGAACACCCGCAAGAGTTCCTGACCGCTGCGGCGCTAGAAAAGGTCATCAAAGAGTTCAAGATGTGGAACTCGATGAGCCGCAAGCCGGGCGCGCCGTCGGAGTACATGCGAGAGCTGTTCAACAAAGCTCTCACCACGCTGCGGCTCGCCGGCAGCGGCGGGGAGAAGTTCCCCGAAGTGCAGTCCGAGCGCGTCTGGGACGACATCGTCAAAAAGCTTCAGCAAAAAGACTATTCCTTCGATGCGGTCACCTACGGCTCGCTTGGCGAGTACGTCCAAAAGATCGCCTACTTCTACCACGCGAGCATTCAGGGTGTGGGGCCGTACCCCGGCGCGGCAGACGCACTGAAGCTCCTTGCTGATCGCAGCGTGTTCCAGGGACTTCTTGCGGACGGGCAGTGCTTTACTTTCGGCCAACTCCAGCGTTGCCTCAAACAAGAAGACCCAGACCTCGATCTGAGCGCGATCATCCCGCCCGCGTTCCGGCTGATCTCTTCCGAAAAGAAAGCCCGCAAGCCGTCGGACACGCTGTTCAAGGCGGCGGTGACGCTCGCGGAGGGACGCGGGCTGGTACCGTCGGAAGTTCTGCACATCGGATCGAACCTGACACGCGACATCGGCCCGGCCAAGAAGTACGGGTTCCGCACGGCCCTGTTCGCGGGTGATAAGAACAGTCTCAGTGCAACCGGCGAGCAACTCAAAGACCCGGCACTGCGTCCGGACGCATTAATCACGGAATTACCACAGGTATTGGAACTGATCGAGTAG
- a CDS encoding sigma-54-dependent transcriptional regulator yields the protein MPKLLIIDDEPGILYSLKAALESDDTVVVTAPTAKLGLAAATREKPDAVILDVRLPDMSGLDAFVHIRESDPHLPVVIITAHGNTDTAIEAMKRGAFEYLLKPVDLHQLDEVIGKAFELRRIQSTPTLIGGEAPQDTNTDQIVGRCPAMLEVYKLIGRIAPQDVTVLILGESGTGKELVARALYQHSARADGPFVAINCAAIPDALLESELFGHERGSFTGADRKRIGKFEQAHGGTIFMDEIGDMSPATQAKVLRLLQDQRFERVGGNETIETNVRVVAATNQNLAALVAAGKFREDLFYRLNSFTIPLPPLRERTGDVGLLVNYFITATNRKLGKHVRGVDPEALAALEAHHWPGNVRELENTVRFAVVQAVGEVITLDALPASIRGGPCRPSSTLDLQALIADFLRVGTPDIYRQVTQSVDRVLLTAVLDHVHGNQKQASDLLGISRTTLRAKLQSLNLGVEKQLRSSDPGVVSMELPIQE from the coding sequence ATGCCGAAACTACTAATCATCGACGACGAACCGGGCATCCTGTACTCGCTCAAGGCGGCACTGGAGAGCGACGACACGGTAGTCGTGACCGCGCCGACTGCCAAGCTCGGGCTGGCCGCGGCCACGCGCGAGAAGCCGGACGCGGTGATCCTCGACGTGCGCCTGCCCGATATGTCCGGGCTGGACGCATTCGTCCACATCCGCGAGAGCGATCCGCACCTGCCCGTGGTCATCATCACGGCCCACGGGAACACGGACACCGCGATCGAAGCGATGAAGCGCGGGGCGTTCGAGTACCTGCTCAAGCCCGTGGACCTGCACCAGCTCGACGAGGTCATCGGGAAGGCATTCGAGTTACGTCGGATTCAGTCGACCCCGACGCTGATAGGTGGCGAAGCGCCGCAGGACACCAACACCGATCAGATCGTCGGCCGGTGCCCGGCCATGCTGGAGGTCTACAAACTGATCGGGCGGATCGCTCCGCAAGACGTGACCGTCCTCATTCTGGGCGAGAGTGGTACGGGGAAGGAGTTAGTCGCTCGCGCGCTCTACCAGCACTCCGCACGAGCGGACGGTCCGTTTGTCGCGATCAACTGTGCGGCCATTCCGGACGCGCTGCTGGAGAGCGAGTTGTTCGGGCACGAGCGGGGTTCATTTACGGGTGCGGACCGCAAGCGCATCGGCAAGTTCGAGCAGGCGCACGGCGGCACGATCTTCATGGACGAGATCGGGGACATGAGCCCGGCGACGCAAGCCAAAGTGTTGCGCCTGCTCCAGGACCAGCGGTTCGAGCGCGTAGGCGGGAACGAAACGATCGAGACGAACGTCCGCGTGGTCGCCGCGACGAACCAGAATCTCGCGGCGCTGGTCGCGGCGGGGAAGTTCCGGGAAGATCTGTTCTACAGGCTCAACTCGTTTACGATTCCGCTCCCGCCGCTCCGCGAGCGCACCGGAGATGTCGGGCTGCTGGTGAACTACTTCATCACCGCAACGAACCGCAAATTGGGGAAGCACGTGCGCGGAGTCGATCCCGAGGCACTGGCCGCGCTGGAAGCTCATCACTGGCCCGGGAACGTGCGCGAGTTGGAGAACACGGTCCGGTTCGCGGTCGTGCAAGCGGTGGGTGAAGTGATAACGCTGGACGCTTTGCCCGCATCAATTCGCGGGGGACCATGCCGTCCGTCGTCGACGTTGGACTTACAGGCGCTGATTGCTGACTTCCTGCGTGTGGGGACGCCGGACATTTATCGACAGGTCACGCAATCGGTTGATCGCGTGCTGTTGACTGCTGTGCTGGACCACGTTCACGGGAACCAGAAACAAGCGAGCGACCTGCTCGGTATCTCGCGCACGACGCTGCGGGCGAAACTCCAGTCACTCAACTTGGGCGTCGAGAAACAACTGCGTTCCTCCGATCCCGGAGTTGTTTCGATGGAATTACCGATTCAGGAGTAG
- the trmB gene encoding tRNA (guanosine(46)-N7)-methyltransferase TrmB, whose amino-acid sequence MARPPITPIDWTALFGNANPTEIEVGTGKGLFLLNAALARPNTNFFGIEIVRKYQLYAATRYAIRNLPNVKTTCADAKLVLRDYVSAGSLAAVHVYFPDPWWKSRHKKRRVFTPDFAADAARAIATGGRLYIATDVEEYYGVMTAIVGAMPAFKLRPEEEQRAAPRTEAGFATNFERKALETGGSVWRAVYARTSEPVTVVADPVE is encoded by the coding sequence GTGGCGCGCCCCCCCATCACCCCCATCGATTGGACCGCCCTGTTCGGCAACGCGAACCCGACCGAAATTGAGGTCGGCACCGGCAAAGGATTGTTCCTGCTGAACGCGGCACTCGCACGGCCGAACACCAACTTCTTCGGCATCGAGATCGTTCGCAAGTACCAGCTCTACGCCGCGACGCGGTACGCGATCCGCAACTTGCCGAACGTGAAGACCACCTGCGCGGACGCGAAACTGGTGCTCCGCGACTACGTTTCGGCCGGGAGTCTAGCCGCGGTCCACGTGTACTTCCCGGACCCGTGGTGGAAGTCGCGACACAAGAAGCGGCGCGTGTTCACCCCCGATTTCGCAGCGGATGCGGCCCGCGCCATCGCAACGGGTGGGCGCCTCTACATCGCGACCGATGTCGAGGAATACTACGGCGTGATGACCGCGATCGTGGGCGCAATGCCGGCGTTCAAATTGCGGCCCGAAGAAGAGCAACGCGCCGCGCCGCGCACCGAAGCGGGCTTCGCTACAAACTTCGAGCGCAAGGCACTGGAAACGGGCGGGTCGGTCTGGCGTGCGGTCTACGCGCGCACGAGCGAACCGGTCACAGTAGTAGCAGACCCTGTTGAGTAA
- a CDS encoding 3-hydroxyacyl-ACP dehydratase FabZ family protein has protein sequence MSAEVPVIDPTAFDFSKPIAGIEEIRAVNPHRYEFEMLSGIVHVDRASHTIVGYKDTTPNDFWARGHMPGFPLLPGVLMCEAGAQLSGYYYTTQKIGDPGVLLGLGGIDEVKFVRQVRPGERLVLVGIGIKVHRRLTRFRVTGFVGTERTFEALITGVPLGKLEELRGA, from the coding sequence ATGTCTGCCGAAGTGCCGGTGATCGACCCGACCGCATTCGATTTCTCGAAACCCATTGCCGGGATCGAAGAGATTCGTGCGGTCAATCCCCACCGGTACGAGTTCGAGATGCTCAGCGGCATCGTCCACGTGGACCGCGCCTCACACACCATCGTGGGCTACAAGGACACCACCCCGAACGACTTCTGGGCGCGCGGGCACATGCCGGGCTTCCCGCTGTTGCCCGGCGTGCTCATGTGCGAGGCCGGCGCGCAGTTGAGCGGGTACTACTACACCACGCAGAAAATCGGCGACCCAGGCGTGCTCCTCGGTTTGGGCGGGATCGACGAAGTGAAGTTCGTGCGCCAGGTGCGCCCGGGCGAGCGGCTCGTGCTGGTCGGCATCGGCATCAAGGTTCACCGCCGGCTCACCCGATTCCGTGTTACCGGCTTCGTGGGCACAGAACGCACGTTCGAGGCGCTTATCACGGGCGTCCCGCTGGGCAAACTGGAGGAGCTTCGCGGTGCGTAA